The proteins below come from a single Oxyura jamaicensis isolate SHBP4307 breed ruddy duck chromosome 1, BPBGC_Ojam_1.0, whole genome shotgun sequence genomic window:
- the LOC118170985 gene encoding uncharacterized protein LOC118170985 produces MSWLTRGMKSKEKPESESSLTQEERGLLVQAMLEHGGDPWDYKVISQDPTLKAAERHWVNYIATYHPKGEKKCSALQWLLFDLASILQATVEEKEQCIKTLQNNLQVAHNEILALRCDNALLSEQAEQVRKMKEELRAENADNARLRKKVQCLGKLLSLGKGLDQRKVVALSEINCNPETWDGDTWNVENQENSAVQGVGTRKIKPAEGDGSQGVGDMSRKEKVWKKQREGWPVWVNRIWTLEQHTPFTYEAAKWVVTVIGLPWPKVGAIIRALPPEEALGGEILRLVIRNLGEYEPLKDNMEGAPWRDVQEASAYVCGNVVLRVLKQQEKPVTTDFDILGVNVEQADIGVLACRAPEVHKSFFISLGSTLIGRPLHECIAMLENLGTLVGAGGKEKAKKDVVGVKTRTYIPRGIIWRYLINQGVNEGELDSQPTGVLLAKMKKILQEKGMKQEEIWEKLKQTKPSPPPSIPKRKLYPSLRDLKD; encoded by the coding sequence ATGTCGTGGCTAACGAGGGGGATGAAGTCGAAGGAGAAGCCAGAGTCGGAGAGCTCTCTGACTCAGGAGGAGAGGGGGCTGTTGGTGCAGGCTATGCTGGAGCACGGGGGCGATCCTTGGGATTACAAAGTGATCAGCCAGGATCCCACTCTCAAAGCCGCTGAAAGGCACTGGGTAAACTACATTGCCACGTATCATcctaaaggagaaaagaagtgcTCGGCCCTGCAGTGGCTGCTGTTCGATCTGGCCAGTATCTTGCAAGCCACAGTAGAAGAGAAGGAGCAATGCATAAAGACCTTGCAGAACAACTTGCAGGTGGCTCACAATGAAATCCTCGCGCTGCGCTGTGATAACGCTCTGCTAAGCGAGCAGGCCGAGcaagtaagaaaaatgaaagaagaactCAGGGCAGAGAATGCTGATAATGCCCGGTTAAGAAAGAAAGTGCAGTGCCTGGGTAAGCTGTTATCCCTCGGGAAAGGCTTGGACCAAAGGAAGGTAGTGGCTCTGAGCGAGATAAATTGTAACCCAGAGACGTGGGATGGGGATACCTGGAATGTGGAGAACCAGGAAAACTCTGCGGTGCAAGGGGTGGGgaccagaaaaataaagccgGCGGAGGGAGATGGAAGCCAGGGAGTGGGGGATATgtccagaaaagagaaagtttgGAAGAAACAGAGGGAGGGATGGCCTGTGTGGGTAAACCGAATTTGGACTTTAGAACAGCACACACCTTTCACATACGAGGCAGCGAAGTGGGTGGTAACAGTCATAGGGCTGCCTTGGCCCAAGGTGGGGGCGATTATCAGAGCCTTGCCCCCTGAAGAGGCACTGGGGGGAGAGATCTTAAGGCTGGTGATTAGAAATCTGGGAGAATATGAGCCTCTCAAGGATAACATGGAAGGGGCGCCCTGGAGAGACGTCCAGGAGGCGTCAGCCTATGTGTGTGGGAATGTGGTGCTCCGGGTGctaaagcagcaggagaagccaGTGACCACTGACTTCGACATCCTCGGGGTGAATGTGGAGCAGGCAGACATAGGGGTTCTGGCATGTCGTGCTCCAGAGGTGCATAAGAGTTTTTTCATCAGCCTGGGCTCTACTTTAATTGGCCGTCCCCTCCATGAGTGCATAGCTATGTTAGAGAACTTGGGGACCCTCGTGGGAGCggggggaaaagagaaggcaaagaaGGATGTGGTGGGGGTAAAGACAAGGACATACATCCCTAGAGGAATAATTTGGAGATATTTAATAAATCAGGGAGTGAATGAAGGAGAGCTAGATAGTCAGCCCACGGGAGTTTTACttgccaaaatgaaaaaaatccttcaggaaAAGGGGATGAAACAAGAGGAGATTTGGGAAAAactgaagcaaacaaaaccatcaCCTCCTCCTTCTATCCCAAAGAGAAAACTATACCCATCGCtgagggaccttaaagattag